The DNA window GAGAAGGAGAGCTTTTAGAAAGGGAAGAAGAGGTAAACGAGTTTTGTTTGTGAAGGATCCTTCTCAAGCTACACGATCACATTGAAAATCTGAATATCtatagaatatttatttttttcacataaacaAACCAAGCACTAGATAGTATAGTCTCAAACAATCTATCATGGAGTAGTAGTAAACCAGACTACCTCATACTCTGTTTTCAGACTCTAATAAATGCTTGTATACACTCTCACATAAATTAATCCTGCTAATTGCTAAGGAAGAAGGATTCCCTTAAAAATTCAGGTTGCCGATATGTAACTTTACCTAATAAGCTAATGGCGTGATAGGGGTTGGGAAATCATAACAACCACACAAGTCAATACACCAATAGTAAATTGGGCTGAGATCAACATGTATCATGATCTGACTGAGGCCGGTTGCTTGATGGCTTGCCAATCTGCAGACAGCTAATTGGAGGCATGGTAGGAGTGGTCAACTCTCCAAAAGTCTGCCAGCAGAATGGATCGTAGAGGTGATACTGTTCTTTTTGTGGTTGTAGCTCTATGGTAGTTAGACTTACATCCATGCATGGTAGAGCATCACTGCAGGCAAAGTGTACGGGTTTTACGGTATATGTCCCTCTTATTTTTTCATAGGTTATTCCTGATAGAGCCACTGCTGATGTTTGGTTTTTGCATTTGCTCTTGTCACAATAGAATTGATCAATCACAATTGGAAGTTGAACCTCGGAAACTTGAATGTTTGAGAACAATACCCCCTGCACGGAGCCTGATCCACCCTGCAGAAGTTACAGATGAAATTGTATGTGTGTCACGCAATGAGAAACTTGGTTGAATTGAAAACACTACATTTTGGTTTATAAAAACCTTGCAAGCTACATAAGAAATGGCACATGCTTGGGGATGTCATGCATATGAAAAGACAGAATAGTAGTTTTGCTGTTCGAAGAACTCTTTCTGATTTTGATGTTTCAGTTAGAATGTTCATTCTATTCTCAAAAGAGAAAAGGTATGTGAGAATGTTCTCATTCTGAAATATTTAATAGACAAAGGATGTGTGCTAGAGCATTAAAATAGCGTGGACCTTTTGAAACTGGAAAGCTTCATTTCATCTCATATCTTTGTTAATTATGTAATATGCTATTTCTTGCTCGCTCTGTGTTTGGCttaaaatgtgttttgttttaaaacccCCACAAATCAACTAGATTGCTGGTTGCGCTTAacaaattttgaataatatggTATTGCGGATATGAAGAATACCTGCCATGTCTTAATTCTGACACCTGTCATTGTGCCATGCATAACAACATCTCGAACGGTGATGTTTGAGACACAGGCTTTGGTATTATCCTTTCCCAGACCTCCGATGCTGATTCCATGTCCTGGTCCGCAATTAACATTGTGTATGTATACATTTGAGCATCCAGTTTGTATAGAAACACAGTCATCTCCTGCATAAATCATGACATttaaacatttcattttggaaTAATTATGACATATTCAAATTAATTGACTTTGAGTTTGAAACTCCATTGCCTACTTGGTTTCCAAGTCGTTTATCTATATTTGAGGTACTGTCATCTTATATTAATCCTGTCATTGCTGGAGTTTAAAAGCTTGTTTCGTACTTACTTGACATACTGAcctgtttgattattttttttatgtatatattaatgCTATATGTTGTGAGGCCTTTTCTTAGGAAGCATAGTAGTAGATAAGGGATGGAAGCAGATGTTCCAATCACTGATAAggacaaaagaaaaattgatggcATGCAACAAAAGGTGTATTCTTGTGTCTCTGGGGCCAAATCTAATCCTATATTGGACCCTGATAATGATTCAGGGCATGACACGTGTCAAACGACTAATAGCCAAAATACTCAGAATGTGGGGGTGGTCGCTACATGTCAAATAAACAGTGGTTGTTGAATGCCTGAACGAGAAGTTCATGAAAAGGATAAGATTATACCAATTTGTAAACAGAATCCTACACCAGATATCTAAACTATGTGGAGTTCTTTTGTCTGTAATTCCAACAGTAGCATCCGGATGCTGTGTCTTTTTGTGGTGGTTATGCTTCTATTAATTATTCTATTTGACTCATCagatttatgtttgtttttcagGTTCACCCTGCGGACCacattgtataattaaatatgatatttatcTTCAACGAATGTAATTACCGCAAGCCAGATCAGTGCTATGAATTAGCACATCTTTGGAGTTCTGTAGGTGGATTCCATCTGTATTTGGACTGTCTCCGGGAGATGAGGTTCTCATATCATGCACCACAACTCCAATGCAGTTGTCAAACTTGAGATGGCATTGTGGACTGTTTTGAATTGTGATGCCTGTGACTGTCACATTGAAACTTCCATAAAATCTTAGTGcctgaaaaaagaaagcatgccAACCATGTTATGAACTGCATTCTCGTGAATTGCAATAGAAATCTTCATAGTTTTCATGTATTTCTTACGGTGGGCTTGATGCTCGGCATTTTCCCGCTAAGTTCGCTTCTTACCTACAACACAATTCGGAAAAGAGGCACGATCAGATTGAGATCGATACGGTAGAAAATAATTGCAGTGGAAGTTACAAACAAATTGAAGGTAATTACTGGCATCGGTGGGTGTTGTTGTGCTGTGTTGTTCAGTGGAACAATGAATTCCGATTCATTGTCTATAGGATCTTCAAATGGGTAATCTTGCCACCATACTGAGCCACTTCCATCTATGGTGCCTTCTCCCTGAATTGTGATTCCTACAAGCTT is part of the Populus alba chromosome 10, ASM523922v2, whole genome shotgun sequence genome and encodes:
- the LOC118045444 gene encoding polygalacturonase At1g48100; the encoded protein is MENMSGFSFRSLTFMLFIALLVWSSSFHTCNARRGKHWRESRGNSASLAKKKGKNQGNSHQKHHNGVSKPKPPPQKAPSLPPAPKDDAPAPSPPKKSSTTFNVLDFGAKGDGKSDDTKAFQAAWAEACKVAASTMIVPAEYAFLVGPISFSGPYCQANIVFQLDGTIIAPTNSNAWGRGLFQWLDFTKLVGITIQGEGTIDGSGSVWWQDYPFEDPIDNESEFIVPLNNTAQQHPPMPVRSELSGKMPSIKPTALRFYGSFNVTVTGITIQNSPQCHLKFDNCIGVVVHDMRTSSPGDSPNTDGIHLQNSKDVLIHSTDLACGDDCVSIQTGCSNVYIHNVNCGPGHGISIGGLGKDNTKACVSNITVRDVVMHGTMTGVRIKTWQGGSGSVQGVLFSNIQVSEVQLPIVIDQFYCDKSKCKNQTSAVALSGITYEKIRGTYTVKPVHFACSDALPCMDVSLTTIELQPQKEQYHLYDPFCWQTFGELTTPTMPPISCLQIGKPSSNRPQSDHDTC